The Epinephelus lanceolatus isolate andai-2023 chromosome 14, ASM4190304v1, whole genome shotgun sequence region aaatgaatgaataaataaagtaataaaaaagtgAGCACACCAAAGTCTTGGTTGCGTTCACCCAGTCTGAGTCTTGGTTTGGTTTGAGCaggaacaaaaataaacaaataaataaaaattcaaaagCACAATAATACATATTTTGAACAGACAGTGGTGGACGTATCAAAATAAGACACAATCCTGTGTATTCGACACCCTTTCTTGATCAAACCCCTGGATCCTCATCCCTTCGCGCTTTCCTCCGAACCCATAATCAATCATACGAAATAAATCATTcgaaatctttattttattagtgTGGTCTTTGTTATTGTATTAGTGTTGCAGTAAATCTGAGCAAACATATTGTTTCATTATATTTGTGAGGTTGTTCTTGCTCCCATTGAACTCTGGTCCATTTCTTCACGCCGACTCTAAAAAAAGCCTTCCTTAAAATCACAGGTAGCACATTAATAGTTTACCATATTATTAATCAGTTTGTAAAAGAGGCTGTGTGGCCTATTTGAAATCAGTAAGGGCTGTTCCATAACTTCCTGTTGACCGTCTGCCCCTTTTTCAACAATTTAAGCAAAGAGGCAGGacaaggtaaagaaaacaacGGTGGAAATTTACATAGAAGACATGCATGAGAAATGCTGGGTTTCAGTTaaagtgatgaagatgatgtgcaGAGTGAAGAAGGCGGGGCAGAGCTCATTTGGTTATATGACTCAGATTTGTTCAggaagctgccagagctgcagctctctgaagATGGAGGAGCTCTGCTTTCCACAACTGCTCAACACCTCCTGCAGAAAGCCCACCTCTCCTTGGGCCAACTTTGTGCTCCTTAACATTGTGCTGTACTTTATCTCTCTGCTCACTGTGGCTCTTAACCTCCTTGTCATCATCTCAGTCTCCCACTTCAGGCAAAGATTAACTTAAAAATGTCAACAGCTTCTGTAGATTAGAAGAACTGTCTTTGAGTTGGTACTGAATAATATTGCACCCTGGAAATGTATTTAAGACACATTTGACTTGTATTCTGCCCTTTTGCACAAACTTAACTGTGATTTTGACACCAGATATTGCAGTTAGATGTCCGCATTTAACCATATTGAAACTGCAGATGTTGTcgatcagaaaacatttcattagatgtttttttttgtgttttgtttttgacctCCTTGTCATCATCTCAGTCTCCCACTTCAGGCAAAGATTAACTTAAAAATGTCAACAGCTGCTGTAGATTAGAAGAACTGTCTTTGAGTTGGTACTGAATAATGTTGAACCTTGGACTTGTACACTAGACACATTTGACTTGTACTCTGTCTTGCTGACTGTTTTACTTACTGCGGTAGTTGTCCAAACTTAATTATATTATAACTACAGATGTTGCTGATCAGAAAACATTCCATTATAGACCTTTTTTTACACTTGTTCTATCTGTTTTGTTATTTAGATCTGAGGACTTGTTGAGTTCatgatgtttttcctctttctctccaggcAGCTCCACACACCCAccaacatcctcctcctctctctggctgtctcaGACTTTCTCGTGGGCCTCCTGGTGCTACCAGGAGAAGTCTTCCGAAAAACATACTGCTGGTTTCTTGGTGACCTCATGTGTTTGCTCTATTATTATGTGTCCGTCATCATTGTGTCTTCTTCGATAGGAGACATGGTGCTCATATCAGTCGACCGCTATGTGGCTATTTGTGACCCTCTGCATTACACCACCAGAGTCACTGTGAAAAGAGTTaaactgtatgtgtgtctgtgttggctcTGTGCTGTTTCTTACTGCAGTCTCTTGTTAAAGGATGACCTGACTCAACCAGGCAGGTATAATTCCTGCCATGGAGAGTGTGTGATTGTCATTAACCACACTGCAGGAGCTGTTGACCTTGTTGTAACCTTTATTGTTCCCATTTCTGTCATTGTCGTTCTGTACATGAGAGTATTTGTTGTGGCTGTGTCTCAGGCTCGTGCCATGCGCTCTcacatcacagctgtcactctccagctttcagtgaatcaacaaacaaagaaatctgaGCTGAAAGCAGCCAGGACTCTTGGTGTTCTTGTAGTTATGTTTCTAATATGTTTCTGCCCATATTACTGTGTCATTCTTGCAGGTGATGCCTTGGTCAGTTCTTCATCTGCATCATTTGTGCTTTATCTGTTCTTTTTGAACTCATGTCTAAACCCCTTGATCTATGCCTTGTTTTATTCCTGGTTTAGAAAAGCAGTTAAACTCACTGTGAGTCTTCAGATTCTGCAGCCTGGATCCTGTGAGACCAACATACTGTAGAGAGGCTGTGGAAATTTTGGGATCTATCTTTGGGATCTCCCTCATCGAGGCAGCACCATTCATTGGGACTAATCCTTAAGGTATAAAGATCGCTACGGAAAATAAGtaatcattattaatattaatgatTGATTATGTTAAATAACATGACTTACTTTACATAAATgaagtgaattagaagcgcggctccacaccatggaaaaccattcagtagctgcagtagttagccagccccctgtagccggtgcggagccacatagcatagccttagcctctgctagcggtcctccggcaactcccgttcagccgggaggttgggttacggttcgccagaagcacagctccaagccgaagcccatgGCTCACCagcagcctgttcacgtttccaaccgcttttccccactcagcgacacacccgctgaggataaaactctggttattggcagctctattctgaggaacgtgaagttagcaacaccagcggccatagtcaaatgtatccctggggccagagcgggcgacattgagtcaaatttaaaactgctggctaaagccaaacatagattcagtaagattgttattcacgtcggcggcaatgacacccggttacgccaatcggaggtcactaaaattaatattgcctcggtgtgtgaatatgcaaaaacgatgtcggactccgtagttttctctggacccctcccaaatctgaccagtgatgacatgtttagccgcatgtcatcacttaatcgctggctgtccaggtggtgtccagcaaacgatgtgggtttcgttaataattggcaaactttctggggagagacggcattcatcccactttggatggagctgctctcatttctaggaacctggcaaactttattagtaatttaaatccctgacaacccagagttgagaccaggactcagagacgcagtcctatacgcctctctgagcttctagttcagttacccagccatagttttcatagttttatacaaacggtgtctgtcccccgaccacctacattatttaaatctaaaattaaacaaagaggagttgtgcataacaacctcataaaaattaaaacctcttctgcgacagaaagacaaaacaggagaattaaatgcggactgttaaatatcaggtctctattgtctaaagcagtgttagtgaacgaattaatatcagataatcatattgatttactcagtctcacagaaacctggctgtgtcaagatgaatatgtcagtctcaatgaatccactcctcccagtcataataatacccacattcctcgaggcagcggccgaggagggggagttgcagccatttttaactctagtctgttaatcagccctaaacctaaactagattataattcatttgaaagcctcgttcttagtcttttacatccgacctggaaaacctcgcagccacttttatttgttatagtgtaccgtgctcctggcccgtattctgaatttgtatctgaattctcagagtttttatccagtttagttcttaaatcagataaagttattattgtaggcgattttaacattcatgtcgacgttgataatgactccctggctaccgcgtttatctcattaatagactccattggcttcagtcagggtgtacatgaacccactcattgttttaaccataccctcgatctagttctgacgtatggaattgaaattgataacctaaaagtctttccacagaatccctcgctatcagatcattatctgattacttttgatttctttttacccgattcCTGTActgactttgatcattttgtcgatagcaccgtaggctcgctgcgaacaacacttgactctgtagctcttcttaaaaagaagttaaaaaagcaaagaaagttcgctccttggtataactctcaaacccgtaagttaaaacaaatatcgcgaaaatttgaaaggaagtggcgattgaccaaactggaagaatctcgtttaatctggacagacagtctcaaaacttataagaggggcctccgcaatgccagagcaaactattactcagcattaatagaagaaaacaagaacaaccccaggtttcttttcagcactgtagccaggctgactgagagtcaaagctctattgagccttgtattcctttagcccttagcagtaatgattttatgagcttttttaatgacaaaattctaactattagaggcaaaattcatgacctcttgtcctcagatagtacctatctaacctcaaacacagctgtaagacctaatatatatttagattgcttctccccaatttctcttcaagaattgacagcagtgatttcttcatctaaatcatcaatgtgtctcttagaccccatcccagctaggctacttaaggaggtctttcctttagttaacactcatatattagatatgatcaatatatccttattaacaggctatgtaccacagtcttttaaggtagctgtaattaaacctctcctaaaaaagcccaccctggatccagaggtgttagccaactatagaccaatatctaatcttccctttatgtcaaagatccttgagaaagtagtcgcagaccagctgtgtgattttctccatgataataatttatttgaggaatttcagtcaggatttagagtgcatcatagcactgagacagcactagttaaaattacaaatgaccttctgattgcttcagacaaaggacttgtctctgtacttgttttattagatcttagtgcggtgtttgacacaattgaccatcaaattctactgcagagactggatcacttaattggcctaaaaggttctgcactaagctggtttaaatcttatttatctgatcgttttcagtttgttgacgttcataatgaatcatccttacgtaccaaagtttgttttggagttccgcaaggttctgtgctcggaccaatcctatttactctatatatgcttcctttaggtaacatcattagaaatcactctataaatttccattgttatgcggatgatactcagttgtatttatcgatgaagccagaagaaagtaatcaattaactaaactccataactgccttaaagacataaaaacttggatgagcaccaatttcctgatgttaaattcagacaaaactgaagttattgttcttggccccaaacaactcagagactctttatctgatgacatagtttctctagatggcattgctctgtcctctagcactaccgtaagaaacctcggagtaatatttgatcaagatttgtcttttaattctcatttaaaacaaacctcacggactgcattttttcatctgcgtaatattgcgaaaattaggcctatcctgacccgaaaagatgcagaaaaattggtccacgcttttgttacctcaaggctggattactgtaactctctattatcaggtagctctagtaagtccttaaaaactctccagctaattcagaatgcagcagcacgtgtactaacaggaactaagaaacaagatcatatttctcctgttttagcttctctgcactgcgtccctgtaaaatccagaattgaatttaaaatcctactgttaacttataaagctctaaatggtcaagctccgtcatatcttagtgagctcatagtgccatattatcccaccagaacactgcgctctgagaacgcagggttactcgtggtccctaaagtctccaaaagtagatcaggagctagagccttcagctatcaggctcctctcctgtggaatcatcttcctgttacggtccgggaggcagacaccgtctccacatttaagactagacttaagactttcctctttgataaagcttatagttagggctggctcaggcttgccctgtaccagcccctagttaggctgacttaggcctagtctgccagaggacccccctataatacaccgggcaccttctctccttctctctcgtattctattactgcatcttgctaactcggccattctggatgtcactaactcggcttcttctccggagcctttgtgctccactgtctctcagaataactcataccgcagcggtgcctggacagcgtgacgtgtgtggttgtgctgctgccgtggtcctgccagatgcttcctgctgctactgccatcattagtcattagtcatacttctactgttattatacacatgactattgtcacacatgtatactgccagatattaatacatactttcaacatattgtaccacagtagccagaactataactataatattattactttcaataatgttgttgtaacctactgtcattacctgcatctctctctctgtctctctctctgtctcattgtgtcatgcggattactgttaatttattatgctgatctgttcggtacgacatctattgcacgtctgtccgtcctggaagagggatccctcctcagttgctcttcctgaggtttctacccttttttttccccgttaaaggggggtttttttggggagtttttccttatccgctgtgagggtcctaaggacagagggatgttgtatgctgtaaagccctgtgaggcaaactgtgatttgtgatattgggctttataaataaaattgattgattgattgattgataaatcaCCTCATGGGGCACTATtctcaaaaagggaaacatgatagccagttaaagatatcagtcccAAAAAGTTCactaaactatcaatttggtatattaattaataattaaatgaataaaaataaccacagttaatagtaaagcctgaagaatttcggagttcttgacataGCAGAGGTTGAATATTCAGTCACTTTTGTGcaatattaaacagacagcaggtatgattccaaaataTAGTTATTCATAAAGGAAGCAAAGTATATGAAACACAAATTCGAACTAAATAACTTTATACAAgcaaatgtctgtgtgtgtgtgtgtgtgtgtgtgtgtgtgtgtgtgtgtgtgtgtgtgcaagagaaagacagaaagagagagagagagagagagagagagagagagagagagagagagatttgatttttaatccatctttatttatgtcaataaaaaatcaaagtcaacATGACACAACCatcttaaaacagatgtagaaaaaaacacaggacaaaCACCTAACCTCTCAGATCATTCTAGAGACTGATTAAAAACCAGTGCCCCCTCAACCACACTACACAGAGCATCTGTGAAGCACCACTGAGCCACAAACTCCTTTTCATAAgtgaataaaatttaaaatcaaCTCTGATTCTGGCCTTCACCAAGGAAACAAACTTTGACTGCAGCCCTTCACCCAAAACATTCTCTATCTGATTTTTCCTTGTCTTATAGATTGACAGTTTGGCCTGTTCCACCACAAAATTTAACAACTGCCACTTTTGTGCACTCTCTCCTTTATAACCTgcaccaaaaataaaagcagttccAAACcagattacattacatttcataaaaataaatcaagtcAAACAACACTTTGAGTCTGTGGCATTCTaaataacagtgaaaaacagtttACAGTCCCTGGCAGAAAGGACACTGAGCAGCAGAGACACCGGCATTAATTTTGCACACAAAAgtgttcaatttcaatcaatcaattttatttataaagcccaatatcacaaatcacaatttgcctcacagggctttacagcatacaacatccctctgtcattggaccctcacagcggataaggaaaaactccccaaaaaacccctctAACGGAGGAAAaaaactgaggagggatccctcttccaggacggacagacgtgcaatagatgtcgtacagaacagatcaacataataaattaacagtaatccgtatgacacaatgagacagaaagagagacagacagagagagacagagagagagagagatgcaggacagacggtaatgacagtaggttacaacaacattaatgaaagtaataatattatcgttatagttctggctactgtggtacaatatgttgaatgtatatattagtatctggcagtatacatgtgtgataataatcatatgtgtataataacagtagaagtatgactaatgactaatgatggcagcagcagcaggaggcatctggcaggaccacggcagcagcacaaccacacacgtcacgctgtccaggcaccgctgcgatatgagttaatctgagagacagtggagcacaaaggctccagagaagaagccaagttagtgacatccagaatggccgagttagcaagatgcagtaataggatacgagagagagagagagggagggagagagagagagagagagagagagagagagggagaaggagggaaggtgCCCCGTGTAtaataggggggtcctccggcagactaggcctaagtcagcctaactaggggctggtacagggc contains the following coding sequences:
- the LOC144466770 gene encoding trace amine-associated receptor 13c-like, producing MHEKCWVSVKVMKMMCRVKKAGQSSFGYMTQICSGSCQSCSSLKMEELCFPQLLNTSCRKPTSPWANFVLLNIVLYFISLLTVALNLLVIISVSHFRQLHTPTNILLLSLAVSDFLVGLLVLPGEVFRKTYCWFLGDLMCLLYYYVSVIIVSSSIGDMVLISVDRYVAICDPLHYTTRVTVKRVKLYVCLCWLCAVSYCSLLLKDDLTQPGRYNSCHGECVIVINHTAGAVDLVVTFIVPISVIVVLYMRVFVVAVSQARAMRSHITAVTLQLSVNQQTKKSELKAARTLGVLVVMFLICFCPYYCVILAGDALVSSSSASFVLYLFFLNSCLNPLIYALFYSWFRKAVKLTVSLQILQPGSCETNIL